DNA sequence from the Amycolatopsis sp. Hca4 genome:
GGCCGAACGCGCCGGGCTCGCGGCCGGCGCCCGGCCCGTGCTCGCCACCGTCCAGCTCACGCGCGGGCTGATCCACCTCGGCGAGGGCCGGTTCGAAGACGCCTTCGCCGACCTGCGCCGGCTGCTCGACCCTGGCGACCCCGCCTACCAGCTGGCCCTGCGCACGTACTGCGTCGCCGAACTCACCGAGGCCGCCGTCCGGGCCGGGCGGACCGGCGAGCTGCGCGACGTCGTGGCCGGACTCGAGCGCCTCGACACGCCGTCACCCGCCCTGCACATCGGCCTCCGGTACGCGCGGGCCGTGCTCGACCCGGGCGACGAGCGGTTCGCCGAGGCGCTCGACGCCGACCTGGCGGGCTGGCCCGCCGAACGCGGCCGCGTCCACCTGGCGTTCGGCGAGTGGCTGCGGCGGCAGCGGCGGGTCGTCGAGTCGCGGACGCACCTGCGGACCGCCCGCAAGACGTTCGACGCGCTCGGCATCACCGCCTGGGCCGACCGCGCCCGGCGCGAGCTGCGCAGCGCGGGCGAGTCGAGCCCGAACCGCGACCCGGACGCCCGGGACAAGCTGACCCCGCACGAGCTGAGCATCGCCCAGCTCGCCGCCGAAGGGCTCACGAACCGGGAGATCGGGCAGCGGCTCTACCTCTCGCACCGCACCGTCGGCACCCACCTGCACCGGATCTTCCCCAAGCTGGGCGTCAGCTCCCGCGCCGACCTCGCCGGGAAGCTGAAGACGCTCGAAGGGTGACGTACACCGGCTGCGTCACCCGACGGGCGCGAAAGTCACCGAACCGCTCCTAACGTCGTGAAAGTCCCACGGTCTTTCGCGCAGGAGCAGCAGATGATCAGCAGGAGAAGGTTCGGGCAGGCGTTCGCGGCCGGGCTGGCGGCGACGTCACTGGCGGCCTGTTCGCAGGGCACCGCCACGTCCGCCGCGGCGCCCGACCTGCGGGCGGGGTCCGGCGAGCACACCTCGCTCGGCCCGGTGAAGCAGGCCGACGCCGGGGTGCTCACCATGGCCTACCACGAGTTCGGGCCGGCCGGCGGGCAGCCGGTGGTCCTGCTGCACGGCTGGCCGTACGACCCGTACAGCTACGTCGACGTCGCCCCGATCCTGGCCGCCGCCGGCCACCGCGTGATCGTCCCCTACCTGCGCGGCTACGGCCCGACGGTGTTCAAGTCCGCCGCGACGGTCCGCAACGGCCAGCAGACGGCCGTGGCGCTCGACGTGATCGCCCTGCTGGACGCGCTCAAGATCGACAAGGCCGTCTTCGGCGGCTACGACTGGGGCGGCCGGACCGTCGACATCATCGCCGCGCTGTGGCCGGAACGCTGCACGTCGATCGTCGCGGTGAGCGGGTACATCGTCACGAACCTCGCGGCGAACCGGAAACCGCTGGCCCCGGCGGCCGAACTCGGCTGGTGGTACCAGTACTACTTCGCGACCGAGCGCGGCCGGGCCGGCTACACGGCCAACCGCCACGACTTCAACAAGCTGATCTGGAAGACGGCGTCCCCGGCCTGGAACTTCGACGACGCCACCTACGACCGCAGCGCGGCGGCGTTCGACAACCCCGACCACGTGGCGATCGTGATCCACAACTACCGCTGGCGCCTGAGCCTCGCCCCCGGCGAGCCGCAGTACGAGCCGTACGAGCAGAAGCTGGCCGCCGGCGCGACGATCGGCGTCCCGTCGATCACGATCGGCAGCGACTTCGACGGCGCGGCGAAGGACGGGGCGGCGTACCGCGCGAAGTTCACCGGCAAGTACGAACACCGCGTGTTCGACGGCATCGGGCACAACGTCCCGCAGGAGGCGCCCCGGCCGTTCGCCAAGGCGGTCGTGGACGCCTCCCGCATGTAACGTCAGCGCAGCCGGCCGTCCTCCAGCCGCAGCCACCGGTCGATCCCGATCTCGGCCAGGAAGCGCTCGTCGTGGCTCACCACCACGAACGCGCCGCGGAACGCGGTCAGCGCGCTCTCCAGCTGCCCGGTGCTCACCAGGTCCAGGTTGTTCGTCGGCTCGTCCAGCAACAGCAGCTGCGGCGCCGGTTCGGCGAACAGGACGCAGGCGAGCGTGGCGCGCAGCCGTTCCCCGCCGGACAGGACACCGACCGGCCGGTGCACCCGTGACCCGCGGAAGAGGAAGCGGGCCAGCAGGTTCATCCGCTGCGCGGCCGGCAGCGCCGGGGCGGCCGCCGCCAGGTTCTCGGCGACGCTGCGGTCGTCGTCGAGCAGGTCGAGGCGTTGCGACAGGAAGGCGATTCGGCCGTCGGCGCGGGTGAGCGTGCCGGCCTCGGGCTCGAGGTCGCCCTGCACCAGCCGCAGCAGCGTCGACTTCCCGGCGCCGTTCGGGCCGGTGAGCGCGATCCGCTCGGGCCCCCGGATGGCCAGGTCGGCGCCGTCGCCGAAGAGGCCGCGCACCCGGAGGCCCTCGCCGAGGAAGAGGGTCCGGCCGGCAGGCACCTCCGTCTGCGGCAGCTGCAGGCTGATCTTCTCCTCGGTGCGCAGCTCGCGTCCCGCCTGGTCGAGCTTGGCCTTCGCGGCGCCGACGCGGGCGGCGTGCGTGCTGTCGGCTTTGGCCGCCGACTCCTGCGCGTTGCGCTTCATCGTGCCGGCGAAGATCTTGGGCAGCCCCGCGTTGCCGAGGTTGCGTGACGCGGTGCTCGCGCGGCGGGCGGCGCGCTCGCGGGCCTGCTGCAGCTCCCGCTTCTCGCGCTTGACCTCCTGTTCGGCACTGCGGACGTTCTTCTCGGCGACCTCGCGCGCGGCCCGGACGGCTTCTTCGTAGGCGGAGAAGTTGCCGCCGTGGAAGCGGATCTCCCCGCCGTGGAGCTCGGCGATCCGGTCCATCCGGTCGAGCAGCGCGCGGTCGTGGCTGACCACCAGCAGGCAGCCGGACCAGTCGTCGAGCACGGCGTGGAGCTTGTGGCGCGCTTCGGCGTCCAGGTTGTTGGTGGGTTCGTCGAGCAGCAGCACGTCCGGGCGTTTCAGCAGCTGCGCGGCGAGCCCGAGGGAAACGATCTGGCCGCCGCTGAGGGTGCTCAGCGTGCGGTCGAGCGCGATGCCGTCGAGACCGAGCCGGTCGAGCTGGGCGCGGGTGCGCTCCTCGATGTCCCAGTCGGTGCCGATGGTGGTGAAGTGCTCCTCGCCGGCGTCCCCGGACTCGACGGCGGCGATCGCGTGCAGCACCGGGGCCACCCCGAGGATTTCGGCGACGGACGGCTCCCCGCTCAGCGGCAGGTCCTGCGGCAGGTAGCCGAGCACGCCGTCGGCGGTGACACTGCCGGCGGAGGGCTTCAGCGCGCCGGCGACGAGCTTCAGCAGCGTCGTCTTGCCGGAGCCGTTGGGGGCGACGAGGCCGGTGCGGCCGCTCGCGAAGGTGGCGGACAGGTGGTCGAACACGGGGGTGTCGTCGGGCCAGGAGAAGGACAGGCCGGACAGCACGATTTCGGGCATGGCGAAGACCTCGGGAAAGGGAAGAGCGGAAAGGGGACGTCGACGGCGGCCCGCACCGGCACGGCCGGGGGCCTGCGGACTCCGGGGCTACCCGGAGATGTCGACGTCACCTGCCACGACTGGTCTCCTCCGTGTGGATCTTCTCCGTCGAAGATAGCAGGGTTGCCGGCCCGGCCCCCGGGTAACCGGCCCGGATGCGCATCGTGGTGACCGGCGCGACCGGCAACATCGGGACCGGGGTGGTCCGCGCGCTCGGCGCGGATCCCCAGGTCGAGACCATCGTCCAGCTGGCGCGGCGGCCCGCGGACGGCGTCGTCGCGGCCGACGTCGAACGCGACGACCTCGTGCCGCTCTTCCGGGGCGCCGACGCCGTGGTGCACCTGGCGTGGCTGTTCCAGCCGGCCCGGCGGCCCGAACGGACCTGGCGGGCGAACGTCCTCGGTTCGATGCGGGTGTTCGAGGCGGCGGCCACGGCGGGCGTGCCCAAGCTCGTCTACACGTCTTCGATCGGGGCGTACTCGCCGCGGGAGGACGAGGAGCCGGTGACCGAGGACTGGCCGACGCACGGCTGGCCAGGGGCGGCGTACACGCGGGAAAAGGCTTACCTGGAGCGGTACCTGGACGCGTTCGAGGCCCGGCACCCGGACCTCGCCGTCGTCCGGATGCGGCCGGGGTTCGTGTTCCAGCGCAGTGCCGCGACCGAACAGCGCCGGCTGTTCGCCGGGCCGTTCGTGCCGGGTTCGCTGGTGCGGCCGGGGTTGCTCCCGGTGCTGCCGGACATCCCGGGGCTGCGGTTCCAGATCGTGCACACGGACGACCTGGCCGACGCCGTCCACCGCGCGGTGACGCGGCCGGTGCGCGGGGCGTTCAACATCGCGACCGGCCCGGTGGTGGACCCGCGGTTCGCGGCGGACCTGCTGGGCGCCCGCCCGATCCCGCTCCCGGTGGCCGTGGTCCGCGCGGCGGTGGACGCGGCCTGGCGGCTGCACGCGATCCCGGCGACCCCCGGCCTGTTCGACGCCGTGATGCGGCTGCCCACAATGGACACGAGCCGCGCGGAGTCCGAATTGGACTGGCGGCCGCAGCGGGACGCGGCGTCGACGTTGAAGGAGTTCTTCGCGGGGCTCCGGACGGGCGCCGGCGCGGACACGGCCCCGCTGGCGCCGGACCGGCACCGGCTGCACGAACTCGCCACCGGTGTCGGCAGGAAGCCCTAGCGGCCCTGCTTCTCCGGCTCGGGGTACTGGCCACGGGCCCGGTCGGCCGCGGCCGTCGCGATACCGGCGGCGATCATGGCGACGCCGAGGCCGAGGTGCAGCCAGTCGTCGGCGTTGTCCATCGGGAGGATGTTGGCCGGGCTGTCGTGGTCCACGGCGAGGCCGAGCACCCACAGCAGCACGTAGAGCCCGCCGCCGATCATCAGGAAGGCCCGCGAACTGCCGTTGGCGCGGGCGGCCAGGACGCCGAGCACGCCGAACAGCAGGTGGACCAGGTTGTGCAGCACCGAAACGGTGAAGACGCCGAAGAGCTGCGCACCCGATTCGTGTCCGGCGAAGGTCAGTGCGTCGTAGTCCGCGGTGATCCCGGGCACGAACCCGGCCACACCGACGACCAGGAACGCGATCCCGAAGAGGAGGGCGGCGACCCGGGCGGTGCTCCGCCGGGTTTCGAGGTCCGTCATGGGGCCGGGCTACCCGGCCCCGGTGCGGGCAAACGCCTCAGACGAGCTCGGCCGAGACGACCGACGGCAGCGCACGCAGGCTGTCGAGGAGGGGGCCGGTCTCATCACCGGAGAGCAGGACGGCGCAGACCATGCTGCTTTCGCGGACACCGTCTTTGATGTCGACGGAAAGTTCGTGGACGAGCCGGCCTTCGAGCGCGCTGACCAGCGCGGGGACCTGTTCGGCACCCCCGACGAAGTAGGTGGCGATGCGCCGGCGCAGCAGCATGGCGGAGCGGGGCGCGGGAACGGCGAAGGACGTGGACATGGCGGATCTCCATCAGTGGAAGGAACGAGATCGGGGCCAGGTCCCGGAAAAGAGCGGTCACCAACGCAGCGCGCCGGCAACCTGGGTTCAGCCGGCGCGCCGGGTTACGAGCCGCAGGAACGGCAGGGGGCGCAGCACGGCGACAGGCTAACACGAGTCCGGCCGGGTGGGCAGAGCTGCGGGAGACGGGCCGGGGAACAGGCTGGGCCGGGCGGACGGCGGTCGGCCTGGGGGCGGGCGGGTGCGGCGAGGTCGGTCGGGCGGCGCTGGGCGTTGCGGCTGGTGGGCTGGGGTGGCCGCGGGCAAGGCGAGCTCGCCGTGCGCGGCGGAGCCGATCCGCTGCGGGCGAGGTCGCGGCTGACCCGGGCAAAGCTGCGGGTGCGGCCGGGAAGCCCGGCGGGTTCGCGGCTCGGTGGTGCGGTGCGGCTGGTCGGTGCCCTTGCCCCGCCAGCCTGCGAGCAGTGGCCGCGGCCCGGCGGGCGGCATGGCCGAGGGCGCGCCGGCAAGGGGCCGGTAGAGCACAGCAGTTGGTCGGCGGCGACCCTGGCCCGCCCGCCGCCACAGCGGCCGCGAGGTGCGCGCTCGGGCAGGGGCTGCGCCACCGCGGCCCAGCCCGTCAGCTCGCCCGGATTATCCCCAGCCCGAGCGGTGTGATCTCGTGGATCTGCGACTTCCCCGACCGGTTGCTGCTGATCAGCCCGCTCGCCCGCAGCACCGAGGCGTGCTGGCTGGCCGTCGCCGGGGAAATGCCCGTCAGGTCCGCCAGTTCCGTTGTGTTGCAGCGGGTCGTCGCGATCGTCACCAGCACCCGGGCCCTCGTGTGGCCGAGCAGGGCCGCCAGTGAGGGGCCCGGCTCCGCGTCGCTGTCGAACCTCGGGTGGCTGATCGAATACACCAACGCCGGCGGGAGGATCGGGTCCTTGTACGTCGTCGGCATGCCGTGGGCGAAGAACGCCGGGATCAGTCTCAGGCCGCGGCCGTCGAGGTGCAGTTCCTGGTCGATCGGGAAGCGCACGCGCAGCACCGGCGGGGCCCACGTCACCTCCGGGTGCAACGTCGACAGCAGCAGCTGCGGCCCGCCGCGGTCCAGGTTGGCCTGGAGCCGGTGGCGGTCGCGGGCCACCGCGCGGCGGACCGTCGCCCAGTCCGGGGCCACGCACTGGCGGTAGTAGTCGTGCAGGGCCGCGCCCAGCCGGCGCAGCTCGCGGTGCTCGCCGTCGCCCACCCGGCGCAGCCACGCCGGGACGTGGGTGCCCTGGGCCGCCAGCTCGCCGACGTCGGTGGCCAGCGTGCTCTCCGGCGTCTCGAGCACCGCCGCGATCCCGTCGCCGATCGTGCGGGCGCCCGCCGGGGTGAGGAAGTCCGGGCAGTACCCGTACGGCGGCACCGCGGACATCAGCAGCCGGCCGGACTGGGGGACCGCCGAGCGCGATCCGCGCCGCCAGCGGCCGTAGAAAGGCTCGCCCTCCGGGCGCCGGATGCGGTAGCTGCTCATCAGCAGCTCCCACATCGGGTCCGCGTCCTCGGCGATGGTCACCTTCGCCAGGTCCGCTTCCGTGAAGTGGATCTTCAACATCGATGGCCGCCCCTTTCCCGGCCGAGGGTAGCGGGCACCGCCGGAACCCCGGCGGGGGTCACGCGGTCGCCGGAAATTCACGCACCCGAACCGGAATTCCGCACGGTCTGGCGAGCCGACTTCACTCTCCGCAAGGGTAAAACGTCGCGTAGTGGCAGTTCACGCTGTGTGATTGGTGCGTACGGGGGAAACGACCGGCATTCCTTGACAACCCTGTGGCCACCAGGGTTACGTCGTTGGCTGAATTCCGCGGAAAAGGAACCGGAAATCGTTCTCGGGCCACCGGTACGAATCGAGCCACGCCACCGATGAAAGAAGACGAACCCTCGTCGCGTCGTTCCGTCACCTCCTGGAATCCCGGCAGCTGGCGGTTGCGAACCAAGATCTCCGTAGTGCTACTGCTCCCCGTGCTCGTCGCCCTGCTGCTGGCCGGCGGGCGGGTGCAGGCCGAGCTGGCCCGGGCCGGCGGGCTCAGCGCCGTGCGCGACCAAATGCCGGTCGTGCAAGGGATTTCCGAACTCGCCGGCCTCGCCGACGAGGAGATGATCCACGACGGCGCCGCCGCCCAGACCGCCGCGGTCGACGAAAAAGCCGCCGCCGTCCGGCACGACGCCGCATTTTCCCAGCTCAACCCGGAGCTGTCGCGATCATTGGAAGATCAGCTCGGTAAATTGGCCGACCTGCGGCAGCAGACCGGTTCGGCGGCCGTGAAAACCGCGGCTTACCACGACTTCACGGTGGCGCTGAGCGAAGTGATCGCCGGGATCGTCGAGCAGGCCGGGAATGGTGATCTCGGCGCGTTGGCCGCCGTCGCCGAATCATTGGTGCAGCTGAGGACCGGTTTGGCCGACCAGCAGGCATTGGCCGGGCGGCCCGAAGGCACTTCGGTGGCCGCCGCCGAACGCGCCGCGGCCGAGGAAACCGTACTCACCGGACAGATCCGGCGCGCGCTGCCCGCCGGCGCCGCGGCCGCCCGGTTCGCCGCGGCGACCAGCACCGGTGCCGGGGGTGTCGAGGCGAAGCGCACGATGCTCGGCACCATCCTCGCCGAACAGGTGAAAACGCTTTCGGACGCCGTCGGCGCCCAGACCAACACCGCCCGGTCCGGCGCGTTGCGCGACACCGCGCTGGTGATCGCGTCGCTCCTCGGCGCCCTCGCCATCGCCCTCGCCGTGGCCCGGTCGGTGGTCGCCCCGATCCGCCGCCTGCACGCCGCCGCGCTCGACACCGCGCAGCGCCGCCTGCCCGGCACCATCGAACGCATCCGCGAGGGCGAAGAGATCGACTGGCGGGCGGTCGCGCCGATCCCGGTCGACTCCGAGGAGGAGATCGGGCAGCTCGCGCGGGCCTTCGACGACATGCACCGGCAGGCGGTGCGGCTGGCCGTCGGCGAGCAGGCCGAGATGCGGATCCAGGTCAGCGAGATGTTCATGACGCTGTCCCGGCGCAGCCAGTCGCTGGTGGAGCTGCAGCTGTCGGTGATCGAGGACCTCGAAGCCGACGAGCAGGACCCGCAGCGGCTGGCCGAGCTGTTCCAGATCGACCACATCGCCAC
Encoded proteins:
- a CDS encoding alpha/beta fold hydrolase, whose protein sequence is MISRRRFGQAFAAGLAATSLAACSQGTATSAAAPDLRAGSGEHTSLGPVKQADAGVLTMAYHEFGPAGGQPVVLLHGWPYDPYSYVDVAPILAAAGHRVIVPYLRGYGPTVFKSAATVRNGQQTAVALDVIALLDALKIDKAVFGGYDWGGRTVDIIAALWPERCTSIVAVSGYIVTNLAANRKPLAPAAELGWWYQYYFATERGRAGYTANRHDFNKLIWKTASPAWNFDDATYDRSAAAFDNPDHVAIVIHNYRWRLSLAPGEPQYEPYEQKLAAGATIGVPSITIGSDFDGAAKDGAAYRAKFTGKYEHRVFDGIGHNVPQEAPRPFAKAVVDASRM
- a CDS encoding DUF4383 domain-containing protein yields the protein MTDLETRRSTARVAALLFGIAFLVVGVAGFVPGITADYDALTFAGHESGAQLFGVFTVSVLHNLVHLLFGVLGVLAARANGSSRAFLMIGGGLYVLLWVLGLAVDHDSPANILPMDNADDWLHLGLGVAMIAAGIATAAADRARGQYPEPEKQGR
- a CDS encoding NAD-dependent epimerase/dehydratase family protein, which produces MRIVVTGATGNIGTGVVRALGADPQVETIVQLARRPADGVVAADVERDDLVPLFRGADAVVHLAWLFQPARRPERTWRANVLGSMRVFEAAATAGVPKLVYTSSIGAYSPREDEEPVTEDWPTHGWPGAAYTREKAYLERYLDAFEARHPDLAVVRMRPGFVFQRSAATEQRRLFAGPFVPGSLVRPGLLPVLPDIPGLRFQIVHTDDLADAVHRAVTRPVRGAFNIATGPVVDPRFAADLLGARPIPLPVAVVRAAVDAAWRLHAIPATPGLFDAVMRLPTMDTSRAESELDWRPQRDAASTLKEFFAGLRTGAGADTAPLAPDRHRLHELATGVGRKP
- a CDS encoding ABC-F family ATP-binding cassette domain-containing protein, whose product is MPEIVLSGLSFSWPDDTPVFDHLSATFASGRTGLVAPNGSGKTTLLKLVAGALKPSAGSVTADGVLGYLPQDLPLSGEPSVAEILGVAPVLHAIAAVESGDAGEEHFTTIGTDWDIEERTRAQLDRLGLDGIALDRTLSTLSGGQIVSLGLAAQLLKRPDVLLLDEPTNNLDAEARHKLHAVLDDWSGCLLVVSHDRALLDRMDRIAELHGGEIRFHGGNFSAYEEAVRAAREVAEKNVRSAEQEVKREKRELQQARERAARRASTASRNLGNAGLPKIFAGTMKRNAQESAAKADSTHAARVGAAKAKLDQAGRELRTEEKISLQLPQTEVPAGRTLFLGEGLRVRGLFGDGADLAIRGPERIALTGPNGAGKSTLLRLVQGDLEPEAGTLTRADGRIAFLSQRLDLLDDDRSVAENLAAAAPALPAAQRMNLLARFLFRGSRVHRPVGVLSGGERLRATLACVLFAEPAPQLLLLDEPTNNLDLVSTGQLESALTAFRGAFVVVSHDERFLAEIGIDRWLRLEDGRLR
- a CDS encoding helix-turn-helix transcriptional regulator, which gives rise to MLKIHFTEADLAKVTIAEDADPMWELLMSSYRIRRPEGEPFYGRWRRGSRSAVPQSGRLLMSAVPPYGYCPDFLTPAGARTIGDGIAAVLETPESTLATDVGELAAQGTHVPAWLRRVGDGEHRELRRLGAALHDYYRQCVAPDWATVRRAVARDRHRLQANLDRGGPQLLLSTLHPEVTWAPPVLRVRFPIDQELHLDGRGLRLIPAFFAHGMPTTYKDPILPPALVYSISHPRFDSDAEPGPSLAALLGHTRARVLVTIATTRCNTTELADLTGISPATASQHASVLRASGLISSNRSGKSQIHEITPLGLGIIRAS
- a CDS encoding ATP-binding protein → MLLLPVLVALLLAGGRVQAELARAGGLSAVRDQMPVVQGISELAGLADEEMIHDGAAAQTAAVDEKAAAVRHDAAFSQLNPELSRSLEDQLGKLADLRQQTGSAAVKTAAYHDFTVALSEVIAGIVEQAGNGDLGALAAVAESLVQLRTGLADQQALAGRPEGTSVAAAERAAAEETVLTGQIRRALPAGAAAARFAAATSTGAGGVEAKRTMLGTILAEQVKTLSDAVGAQTNTARSGALRDTALVIASLLGALAIALAVARSVVAPIRRLHAAALDTAQRRLPGTIERIREGEEIDWRAVAPIPVDSEEEIGQLARAFDDMHRQAVRLAVGEQAEMRIQVSEMFMTLSRRSQSLVELQLSVIEDLEADEQDPQRLAELFQIDHIATRLRRNGENLQVLAGGRPVRRDVGPVATVELLRAATSEVKDYQRVSLGNAPRGSVQSEAAADVVHILAELLENAIRSSPPEEQVVLTADRGFDGGLLIEVVDVGLGMTREDLEAANARLAAGAAVSPETTRRMGLFVVSRLAASHGITVRLRPTTTRTASAGITASVHVPGVLILVDLPARAVPPALPPSVNGTNGSTNGSANGAARHELEPRWPAEEPVPDPPTPIFDQMLSHWFAEAPANPPPPAASAGPSGPVSPPRLAGWATPADQVRQAAEAAVGTLDDVEFTDSGLPARTPGAQLAPGSVAPRPPQQADNSFRDPAAVRNNLSRHYSGMRAARHRVAGEPDAEQR